Below is a genomic region from Triticum dicoccoides isolate Atlit2015 ecotype Zavitan chromosome 5A, WEW_v2.0, whole genome shotgun sequence.
gcttccggcttgccataaaaactccatacaccagtttttgccaatgcgggtacctctgcttggactcaataagcacctcactgatataataaaccggccattgaaccggatactcctttccggcctccttgcgctccaccacaatagccacactaacagcccgggcattagcagccacatataacaacaagggcTCTTTATCGACCAGAGCAACAAGAATAGGTGGCTCGGCTAActgcttcttcaaatcctcaaacgccgcattagcaacatcactccagacaaaattgtctgtcttcttcatcatctgatatagagggattgcTTTCTCTCCTAAACGGCTAATAAACCAGGTCAATGCGGCCctccagacgttgaacatcgttgatacacgccggtttagccagagacgtaatagcCTTGCTCACTTCCGgttagacactagaaaacccaagagctttcctgccggaacaccaaaaacacacttggccggattaagcatcatcttatagacccgaagattatcaaaggtttccttcaagtcagtTATCAACGTCACCTCCTTTCtagactttaccacaatatcatctacataagcatggaCATTCCGCCCAATCtggtcatgaagacaattctgcacacagcgctgataagtcgcctgggcactcttaagcccaaaaggcatggatacatagtagaaggctccaaagggagttataaaagctgtcttctcctggtccttaattgtCATTTGGATCTGATGATAGcccgaataagcatccaagaaactcaaacgctcacaacccgccgtagcatcaatgatttgatcaatacgagggagagcaaagggatcagctagacaagtcttgttcaaatctgtgtagtccacacacatacgccaagtgccgttcttcttaagtaccagcactggattagctagccactcagggtgaaaaacctccataATAAACcttgccgccaagagccgggctacctcctcaccaatagccttgcgcctttcttcattgaagcggcggagaaactgcctgaccggtttaaacttaggatctatattaagagtgtgctcagcgagttcccatggtacacctggcatatcagaaggtttccatgcaaagatgtcccggttctcacggatgaactcgatgagcgcgctttcctatttcggatccaggttagcgctgatgctgaacttccTGGATGAatcgtcaggaacaaagtcaaccagcttagtctcctcagccgatttaaacttcaaagctggatcatgctctgtagttggatttttcagagaagtcatatccaccagatcaacattgtctttgtagaacttcaactcctctgttgcacaaaccgactcagcataggccgcatcaccttcttcacattccaaagcaatcttttggctcccatgcactgtgatggtccccttatgacctagcatcttaagctacagataaacataatagggccttgccatgaacttagcataagctggccatccaaacagggcatgatattggctcttgattttcaccacttcaaaagtccatgtttctgatcttgaatcatgatcatctccaaaagcaacctctagagctatcttgccaactgggtatgccgatttaccaggcaccacaccatgaaaaacggtgtccGACGGTTTACgatttttatctgtcaaccccatgcgacggaaggtttcatagtaaaggatattgatactgctccctccatccatgagtaccttggtgaacttataccccccaacctgaggtgccaccactaaggccagatgacccagattatcaacctgggtggatgatcctctcgactccacaaagtgggttgttcagaccagtgcaaataacggggcaccgccggttcaacggaatttactgcccttttatgaagcttctgatcgcgcttacataagctagtggtgaagacatggtactgcccactattcaactgcttcggattactctgataaccctGATGATTATAACCGCCCTGGTTgccctgactgccttgattgcTGCTGTTGACTCCCCTGATGATTATAACCGCCCTAGTTGCCCTGgctgccttgattgccatgtccggtttggttgccttgaaatcctgaaccgaagctgcctccaccataacccggcccatgagaaccgcctcctgaaccgcTAAGCGGTCCATGGTCCTATTGGAAAAGATTCGAATTTTCAAATtcccgcataataaagcaatctttccaaaggtgcgtAGCTGGCCTTACTCGcgacccgtgctttgggcaaggctggtttaacaggcgctcaagattgggacctgatcctccactccgctggggcggtttacccttgcggcgctgaccattatcctgggtgttggtgttcgccacaaaatccaaactgttatccgccttgcgcttaccgttgttcccatgacccgccgggttatgctgctgccccttggtactgccattcttctttcccttcccctgcttttcatcatcagacttagggtccttggtactatccgagtcggcatacttaaccagagctgccataagcgttgccatgtcattgcagtgacgcctgagtcttcccaacttcagcttcaaagGCGTAAACCGGCAATTTCCTTCCAATGGCAAGACTGCTatatcagcattgatgcggtctgacgaatgcagaatagctgaTACTCatttcacccaatgggttgtagactccccttcctcttgaacACATGCggctaggtccacaattgacatgggctacttacacgtatctttgaaattctggataaatcgGCTTCTTAACTCAGCCCATGAtccaatggagttagctggtaaacTTTTCAGCCAggtacgagttgttccttccagcatcatggtgaagtacttagcacatgtcACATCATctacgtccagcatctccatcgccatctcataactctcgacccataattcgtggggtaaatcggcagtgtaattgggcaccttacgaggacccttgaaatccttgggcagccgcacgTTACGTAAGGCCGGGGTGAGACATGCCCCCCCAAAGAACTGAAAACCACACCTGATTCCACCGAAGTGGTTGGATGAACCGGAGTAAGCTGACGGGCCGCGTAttgcgctgctaactcggcttctcgacgtgatctaccgtgatccaccacatcctgggcATTAGCACCGCCGCCCGCCGGGTTATGCCCTTGCAACGGGTTACAGTTTCGCACACTGCTTGATACAGCAGGCTCATCaatatgcctgctgtagctccgacttgggcggggggtggaatgaatcctctcgtgaCTGTACGAATAAGCCTGCTGTTGGGTCAAATCTGtctgaaggagctctctagccTGTCGTGTTTCAACTGCTACTGGAGACTCGCCTTCGATTGGGAGAGCTGCCAATCATGAAGTGGCGGCAACGATGTTATCCAACCGGTTAGAGTAATGATCCGGAGGCATTGAGACATGTTGTGACAGGACATCGTTCTAACGAGGTGGATCCATCGTGCGTGGCAGAACCGACGCCCCCGTTCCAGGTGCCTCCACCtggtttaccactggctggttgctggttcctgcccctggtgtgttaaagagattccttCCCTCGTAAACCGGAGGCAGGTGAGACCAgtaccttctcctcatgacatcatttgatgcactctgatccagcataagccgatAAGCCTGTGCCTCTAACTCGGCCCGCTCTACGGCCATCCTAGTGTTCTCTGCTGCCAGATCTAccttagcttgagctatctgatccttcacctttgcaatttctgtGTTATGCTGATCCTGATCTACCGGATTAACCTCAGCTGCCAGCAATGTTGCCAAAGTGTCGAATAAATCGGACAAAACCTGAACCGGCACtggcgcggggcctcctgccccagctggcGTTGGAGCGATTGAACCGGAAATCATTGCTGCTGCGGTAGAAGAATGCTGCAccgattgtgtaccggccatgaaaattGCAACCCGGCTCGGCGGATCAGAGAggtccgaaatactgtcgccaGCGGAACCGCCACCAATCCGGCCATCATGCAGCTGATACAGCGACTCGTTCTCTCtgattgaagactcgtcatcagagtaaACGACGGTTTCGCCACCAGATACTGATCTATCCTTAGATTCTACTTTGtggatgactcccatgaaggcacgccttacggcaggctgaacccgggtaggtcttgcacgctgagccatctcgatgatgtcggtgcagatgtccagctcagggcccgattcgccgatctagccaatgaagacgtgtattccaccaaaggggacccggtacccgtactcaatcgagacggactcggggccccagcctgcgtcgtcgatgtagagcttgctgtgAGACtgttatcccttgagtccttcgaagctgccctctaagaactcgaaaccatcatgcggtagccccacagtgggcgccaactgtcgtgggtttgtcacggcagatgtcctagcgtaaggacttagtcgtggagccatcgcaacgtagtaGCTTAGAAGGGTTAAAGCGGAACACGGGAcgcaaggaattatactggttcggccccttacggtgaaggtaaaagcctactccagttgtgatggaattgctagggtttcgatgaccagggagcaatccgctttgcctggctctcgagttgttgtttgctgtccctaaaccgctgccgggtcgtccctttatatacacaggttgacgcccggtggtTTACAGAATCCTGAGTCCGGCTCATAAATGTGCCCGGCTAGATTTCTACTTTTCCTTGTCTTACAACATAAGTTGCATATCATATGgcagtttatgtctatgggccctaatccgcctttgggccctgggccttcatgttagatctcctccgtaaagcgccatactccttgtcttcatgggcttcaaacatgactaactcattgtgggcataatccggcccctcatggccggtttatacttagtagtaatatccccaacaacgggtgagaaagtctcatcatagtcaactacttgaacttgtcagaaacttctttgcaacaagtcgagcttcataaatggtgacattaccatcaacgtctgtcttcttaaagatccatttattctgaatgaccTTTTGCCCTTCAGGTAAtacttccaaagtccatactttggtttcatacatggatctgatatttgcttgaactacgttggtatttccccaaataggaagggatgatgcagcacaacaacggtaggtatttccctcagtcatgagaccaaggttatcgaaccagtaggagaaccacgcaacaccacgtaaacagctcctgcacacaaagaacaaatacttgcaacccgacgtatagagaggggttgtcaatccctcacgggtaaaaagataggtaaaattgtagtagattggatttatatagatctcgcgggaatgcgAGATAAACTAAATAAACAaagattgcagcaaggtatttttgtatttttggtttaatagatctgaaaataaaagcaaataaaaatagatcgcgaaggcaaatataataaagaagagacccaggggtcgtagatttcactagtggcttctcttgagaaaaatggcATACAGTggctaaacaaattactgttgggaaattgatagaacttcaaataatcaggacgatatctaggcaatgatcattatataggcatcacatccaagattagtagaccgactcctgcctgcatctactactattactccacacatcgaccgctatccatcatgtatctagtgtattaagttcatggaaaaatagagtaatgcaataagaacgatgacatgatgtagacaagatctatttatgtagaaatagaccccatcttgttaaccttaatagcaacgatacatacgtggtgGTTCCCATTCTgttattgggatcaagcaccgtaagatcgaactcatcacaaagcacctcttcccattgcaagataaatagatcaagtcggccaaacaaaacccaaatattggagaagaaatacgaggctataagtaatcatgcatataagagatcaaaagaagactcaaataactttcatggataaaaacatagatctgatcataaactcaaagttcatcggatcccaacaaacacaccgcaaaaaagagttacatcatatggatctccaagagatcattgtattgagaatcaaaagagagagaggaagacatTTAGCTACTAACAACggccccgtaggtctacaatgaactactcacgcatcatcggagaggcaccaatgcggatgatgaacccctctgtgatggtgtctagattggatctggtagttctggaacttgcggcggctataatcgattttcgttgactcccctagggtttatggaatattggggtatttatagagcaaagaggcggtgcgggaggccatcgaggtgggcacaacccacctggacgcgcttgggggcccaggcgcgccctggtctgTTGTGCCctctcgaggcacccccaggtgaaggaaatatgccctagaggcaataataaagttgttgtttatatttccttatatgatgataaatgtttattattcatgctagaattgtattaaccggaaacttagtacatgtgtgaatacatagacaaatagagtgtcactagtatgcctctactcgactagctcgttaatcaaagatggttaagtttcctaaccatagacatgagttgtcatttgatgaacgtgatcacatcattagagaatgatgtgattgacttgacccatccgttagcttagcactatgatcgtttagtttattgctattgctttctccatgacttatacatgttcctatgactatgagattatacaactcctgaataccagaggaacacttagtgtgctatcaaacatcacaacataactgggtgactataaagatgctctacaggtgtctctgatggtgtttgttgagttggcatagatcgagattaggatttgtcactccgtgtatcggagaggtatctctgggccctctcggtaatgcacatcactataagccttgcaagcaatgtgactaatgagatagttgcgagatgatgcactacaaaacaagtaaagagacttgacggtaacgagattgaactaggtattgagatactgatgatcgaatctcgggcaagtaacataccgatgacaaagggaacaacgtatgttgttatgcggtttgaccgataaaagatcttcatagaatatgtaggaaccaatatgagcatccaggttccgctattggttattgaccggaagtgagtctcggtcatgtctacatagttctcaaacccatagggtccgcacgcttaacgttcgatgatgatcggtattatgagtttatatgttttgatgtactgaaggtagttcggagtcctggatgtgaccacggacatgacgaggagtctctaaatggtcgagacataaatatcaatatattggaaggctatgtttggacaccggaatggttccggaggagttcgggcatttaccggagtactaggaggttaccggaaccccccgggggcttaatgggcctacatgggctttagtggaagagagaggagaaggccaagaggaggggcgcgcccccaagaCCAATCCgtattgggaggggggccgcccccccccctttccttcctcccctctctcccttccttccccctcctagtaggactaggaaaggggggaacctactcctagtaggagtaggattccccccttgggggcgcgcccaaggtggccgtccggccccctcctccacccatttatatacggggtaggggcaccccatagacacacaagttgattgtttagccgtgtgtggtgccccctccacagaattccacctcggtcatatcgttgtagtacttaggcgaagccttgcgtcggtaacttcatcatcaccgtcatcacaccgtcgtgctgaagaaactctccctcggcctcatctagatcaagagtacgagggacgtcactgagctaagcatgtgcaaatcacggaggtgccgtgcgttcgatacttgatcggttggatcacgaagacattcgactacatcaaccgcatttcataacgcttccgcttttggcatacgagggtacatagacatactctacccctctcgctgctatgcatctcctagatagatcttgcgtgattgtaggatttttttgaaatactgcgttccccaacagtggtatcagagccatgtctatgcgtagatgttatatgcatgagtagaacacaaaggagttgtgtgcgtgggtatatacatattgcttgccgtcactagttcatTCTTGATTcaacagtattgttggatgaagcggctcaaaccgacattatgcgtacgcttacgtgaaactggttctactgacgtgcttcacacactggtggctagtgggtgtctgtttcttcaactttagttgaatcggattcaatgaacagggttctttttgaagatcaaaaagcaatcactataccgtgttgttgtttttgatgcgtaggtaagaacggttcttgctaagcccgtatcagccacgtaaaacttgcaacaacaaagtagaggacgtctaacttgtttttgtagggcatgttgtgatgtgatatggtcaaggcgtgattatataaattgttttatgagatgatcatgttttgtaacatagttatcggcaactagcaggagccatatggttgtcgctttattgtatgaaatgcaatcgccatgtaattgctttactttatcactaaacggtagtgatagttgtagaagcaatagttggcgagacgacaatgatgcttcgatggagatcaaggtgtcaagccggtgacgatagtgatcatgacagtgctttggagatggagatcaaaaggcacaagatgacgatggccatatcatatcacttatttgattgcatgtgatgtttatcctttatgtatcttattttgcttatttggcggtagcattataagatgatctctcactaaatttcaagataaaagtgttcccaGGAAACAAATCCTTGATTTGGCCAGGAAACAAAGCACTGCTTTGGGCCCAGGAAGCGAAGGGAATGAGCTCGGCTGCTTCTCCCCCACACTTCTTAATTTCTCCGTGCCCCTTCCGCATGCGCTTCGCGCGCCATTGGCGCTTTGCTCTCCTCTTATTTCTTCATTGGAGGGTTCGGATGGACTTCGCCGTTCTTTCTCAACGAAAATGGAAAGGGCTGTATCACATCGAGATGTCGATTCGTTTTCCGCCCCAAATGAGATGGGGAATTAGTCACCTCTGTCCCTTCATCTTTTTGAAAGGAATCGAGGCCCGGCCCGGCTCGCGTCGTTCCAACAACCGACGGGGAGCACCTCAGTATACGATCGCGCGCAGTAACTGGGAGTCCTATTACACCTAAGGCCAACTTCCATTCACCAAACCCAGGTTCATCTCGTGTAGTGATTGTGGACTCGTACAAGGATATGGAGTCGACGGTTGATGTATCAGACTCGACCCTGTCTTTCGTAGCATGCATTCCCATCTGTGTTGCAACTGATTCGGTAAGCTACGTGTCCGGTGCACGGAAAACTGCCTTCGGTCTCCCAACCTTACTCATGGCAACCTTCCGGCCGCCCAACGACCTATAACGCTAGTCACTACTCCCACTGGGGCTAGGAAGTAAGCCCCACAACCCAAAGCGGTGAAGAACAAATAGAATTTGCTACAAAAGCCGGCTAACGGGGGTATTCCTGCGTATGAGAACATTGTAATGGAGAAGGTCATAGCCGAAATAGGATTCGTTTTGGCTAGAGCGCCCAAATCCGCTATATATTTGACACGGGTTTGCCGTAATGCTGGAACTATGGCGAATGCATCTATCGTCATTGATGCATAAATAAATATACCAATTAGTAGTGATTGAATTCCTTCTATGGTTCCACATGAGAAACCAGTACGAATATAACCTACATGTCCAATCGAACTATGAGCTAGAGGTCTTTTGACTTTCGTTTGGGCCATGGCGGCCAGTGCTCCTAAGATCATAGAAGCAATGCTGCAGAAAAAGAAGATTTGTCTTAATGTACCCCCATAggaagcaacaatagaaacacgtgACATATTTGCAGAAATAGAGATTTTAGGCGCAATACAAAGGAATGCTGTCACCGGGGTGGGTGAACCCTCATAGATATCAGGTGCCCACATATATAGAGTCAAAAGAGAGATTGAGTCCGAGGGAGAGGGGGGTTTTCTTGGGGCTCGAGAGATTGAATAGATAGGGCCCCACAAGTTGTTAATTCGCCGCTGGGGAATTCACACAAAAGGGAAGAACTTATTCTCAACGAAAAAAGTGCTCTCTGAACCGAACGTGAAAGTTGTTTTCCATCAGACGACTGTTCACGTAACTCCACTCTCGGCTTGGATTATATATCCATTTGGTCCGCTCTCGGCCATTCCACACGCTGCCTAGCAGAGACGTGGTTATCTGAAGTGGATTCTCTCTTTTGTAGTAGATGCTGAACCTGCTGCTCAGTGGGCGGGCGCAACAGCTACATGGACCCCTTTCTTTATGTTGTTGCCAGCGCTTTCCCGGGCCGAGCCGGAATTCTTTATTAGAACGTCGGCAGGCAAAGCCCGAAGGAAGGCTGCTATCCCCTCGGCCTTCTTCCTTTTCGATGAAAAACAAATTGACATCTCAATCTCCGAAAGCGTTTTCCTTACCCAGCTAATATCCCCCCCTTCGTCGAGCCTTTCCTTTAGTGTTAAGGGATATGCACCTTATCTGAACGTCGGCAGGCATTCCGGAATTCTCCTTTTTTGGCCCCGGGTGAACATAGGCTCAAACATGATTGGAGGGGTCCTAGCTACGCCATGCGTTCAATAAAAAAAAGCAAGCCTCTGGGAAGCTGCAGGGATTACAAAAAGAGGGTGCTTTCCTGTGTTGCACTGAAAAAAGGACAAAGGAGAAGACGCTCTTCGACTTTATTTCTTCCTCCGGCGCCCGCCTAAGCCCGGCCCGCGTTAGAGGGGAAGATCAGCAAAGCGGAAAAAGACAGAGGGAGGGGGAGCTGCATCTTATTCTCTTCGCGAGAACTTCAGGATCGGAGAAGCATTCGGAAGGGGCGAGGCCTTCATTTCGTTGGCAGAAGCAGAAACGATCCAATCCATTCGGGGCTTCGGGGAACCCAAAAACGAACTCTGTTTACTTTTTTCATAGATAGATGATATATATAGGAATAATATATACATCCCTTTACTTGAGATGTCTATGTATCTATTTTGGAATCATCTCCCGATTCTCTTTTTTTTCTAATTCGCACTGCTCTTTCTCTCTAAATTGCATCAaagaaaatagagagagagagagcagatggATCCTATCCCCTATAACAAACACTCATTCCTATCTATTGATAGAAAAGAAAGATCTTCGTCACGGactttttctttgttcattttttttAGATTGGAGGAATTCCTCATATCCAAGGCAGCTCCCCACAAACACCCCACCCATATGACTATGCCCCCTTTTGAATCGACAATATAGATTGGGCTTCATAGCTACTTTCATTCTAAAGACGAATATTAGTCAATAGGCAGGCTTCTTTCAGTAGCAAACATATTCATTTTCACCGGGCTCCGCGCACCTTTGGTACTTCTGGAGGGCAAGCTGTTTTATAGTGACTTCTTTCTTAGGGTAGGGCAACGAATACTTCCAATTCCGGAAAGGTCATTGGGTCGCCTTTGGAAGCTAAAGCGAAAGTTGTAGAAAGCCGGGAGAAAAAGCGAAAGCTTGCTCAAAACGGCCCATACCCTAACCCTCGGAAGCGAAGACGCAAAGCGTCACTTTTTTCAAAAGGAAGGAGTTTTTTCTGACTGAATCCATCCATAAAGCCGCCAAGGAAACGAAGTTCGTTCCCTTTCATCAAGTGGGTAAGGTAGGCAAACCACTTAAGCTTTGCCTTAGACTGACGGAACAAAGCTAAGAAGTAGGCTGAATGGAAAAAGGAAAGGGACAAGGGCGGTCGTCGCTTGGCGCGAAGGCTGCTGGTTCGGTACGGTACTAAAGGTCCTCGGACTTCCAGGCGGTTTTTCTTTTGGGATGCTGTGAACCCTTGGATCTCGCCAATACAGCCTCCTATGGTTTTCATTACCGAGATATCTTTTCTTTTTTCCTAGGGATTTTTTGGGTAATCAGCTCCCATGCTGCAAACAGTCAAATCTGAACCTTGTCGCTCTTCTTTCCTCGTGGGCAGGAAGCACACCAGCAGCGTGCGTTGCGTGATTCCACTGTGTTTTTTGCACTTGACTGGGTGGACAGTTGATCGGAAGATAACTTCGATTCACCTGGCCAGCAGGCGGGCGGCGTGCTTATCTTGTGTGACAACACTACAGAGCGAGTAGCTCTTCTAGTCGGGCAGTTGTGTGACAACACTCTTGAGAAAGCGGCGCTTTTGTGTAACATGCTATGGTCTCAACGCCCTTACGAGGTAGTGATGAGTTTCACGCGCTCTAAGCCCGGCCCGCGCGCAGTTAGGAGGATTGGCCGCTATCTGAGCGGTACCACCCACCCTACCCTACTACCTATAGGGGGCCGTCCGTCCTACAGCCGCCCGAAAAGGAACTGCAGTAATCTTGAATAGGAATCCTACAGCGATAAAAAGAATCCCCATAAAAATACCACTAGATCGAGCACCAGTGATTTCGTATCCGGTCAAAATCTTGGCTAATTGATCGAAGTGGGTAGCTCCAGTAGACACATAGATCATGGAACAAATAGGGTGGGTAGGCCCAACCACCACACTGCACGTATAGACGCGAACCCCCCTCCTTACCGTACGTGCGACTCTCACCGCATACGGCTCGCACAAAGACTCCAAAATCCATCCCGAGCTTTTTATTCCACCTCTCCCTCCTCTCCAATCCTCGATCAAACTAGCCT
It encodes:
- the LOC119302094 gene encoding NADH-ubiquinone oxidoreductase chain 2-like, whose translation is MIYVSTGATHFDQLAKILTGYEITGARSSGIFMGILFIAVGFLFKITAVPFHMWAPDIYEGSPTPVTAFLCIAPKISISANMSRVSIVASYGGTLRQIFFFCSIASMILGALAAMAQTKVKRPLAHSSIGHVGYIRTGFSCGTIEGIQSLLIGIFIYASMTIDAFAIVPALRQTRVKYIADLGALAKTNPISAMTFSITMFSYAGIPPLAGFCSKFYLFFTALGCGAYFLAPVGVVTSVIGRWAAGRLP